In a single window of the Oryctolagus cuniculus chromosome 2, mOryCun1.1, whole genome shotgun sequence genome:
- the BLOC1S4 gene encoding biogenesis of lysosome-related organelles complex 1 subunit 4: MAEPPAAEEAEAQGPGWSGGDSGHVSQSHSSASGPWEDEGPEDGAPGRDLPLLRRAAAGYAACLLPAAAARPEVEALDASLEDLLTRVDEFVAMLDMIRGDSAHVVREGVPRIHAKAAEMRRVYGKIDRLEAFVRMVGSRVARTEQEVARAEAELGALPRALRQLLRSVGGPGFLARPPPPAPREPPGLFRTEDHFPRRRDGPPL, translated from the coding sequence ATGGCGGAGCCGCCCGCGGCCGAGGAAGCCGAGGCGCAGGGCCCCGGCTGGAGCGGCGGGGACAGCGGCCACGTGTCGCAGAGCCACAGCAGCGCCTCGGGGCCGTGGGAGGACGAGGGCCCGGAGGACGGCGCGCCGGGCCGCGACCTGCCGCTGCTGCGCCGCGCCGCCGCGGGCTACGCCGCCTGCCTGCTGCCCGCCGCCGCGGCGCGGCCCGAGGTGGAGGCGCTGGACGCCAGCCTCGAGGACCTGCTGACGCGCGTGGACGAGTTCGTGGCCATGCTGGACATGATCCGCGGCGACTCGGCGCACGTGGTCCGCGAGGGCGTGCCGCGCATCCACGCCAAGGCCGCCGAGATGCGGCGCGTCTACGGCAAGATCGACCGGCTGGAGGCCTTCGTGCGCATGGTGGGCAGCCGCGTGGCGCGCACGGAGCAGGAGGTGGCCAGGGCCGAGGCCGAGCTGGGCGCGCTGCCCAGGGCGCTGCGGCAGCTCCTGCGCAGCGTGGGCGGCCCCGGCTTCCtcgcccggccgccgccgccggccccgcgCGAGCCGCCGGGGCTGTTCCGCACCGAGGACCACTTCCCGCGCCGCCGCGACGGGCCGCCGCTCTGA
- the LOC100344712 gene encoding MORF4 family-associated protein 1, which yields MRPLDAVELAEPEEVAVLQPEEDFEQFLLPVIHEMREDIAALRREHGRAPLRNRGKLWEMDNLLIQIKTQVEASEESALNHLPGAGGAARPDRADEKAREAAKMAEMLVELVRRIERSESS from the coding sequence ATGCGGCCCCTGGACGCGGTGGAGCTGGCGGAGCCCGAGGAGGTGGCGGTGCTGCAGCCGGAGGAGGACTTCGAGCAGTTCCTGCTGCCGGTCATCCACGAGATGCGCGAGGACATCGCGGCGCTGCGCCGCGAGCACGGGCGCGCGCCCCTGCGGAACCGCGGCAAGCTGTGGGAGATGGACAATCTGCTCATCCAGATCAAGACGCAGGTGGAGGCGTCGGAGGAGAGCGCCCTGAACCACCTGCCGGGCGCCGGCGGCGCGGCCAGGCCCGACAGGGCCGACGAGAAGGCGCGCGAGGCGGCCAAGATGGCCGAGATGCTGGTGGAGCTGGTGCGGCGGATAGAGCGGAGCGAGTCGTCGTGA